From the genome of Sylvia atricapilla isolate bSylAtr1 chromosome 19, bSylAtr1.pri, whole genome shotgun sequence:
TGCTTGGTGAGCAGGCTCTGGGCACCCACAGCACCACTCCACTGGACTGTAGGTGCCCTGGCGTTGGGGTGCCAGAACACCCATCCTTGTAGAGtgcaggggatggagcagacCTATGGAGGGGCAGGAGTAGTACTGGCACAGCTCCAATGACAATCCATGGGGCTGCAgtccctgctgtgctttctGCTCTCCTCAGGTTGGTTCTTGGTGACCATGTCCTCCTCAACAAAGGCTGCGgccacagcctggctcatgtcACCAGAGATGCGGGAATCAGCTGCGACATGTGAGATCAGAACTTGGTATCACCTCTCAGGGAGCTGTGAGAGCACCCAAGGTGGGCAGAGACAGCATCGACTCCTGGGCAGTGAGGATGGGAGGCAGTGGGGAGGGATGGGCCCATCTGCCCctgtggcagggacagagccaccTGCACCTTGAGATGGGTCCTTGCCATCCTGTTTGCCTCTGCCATccacacacagagctggtgggatccccagctccagcccccaAAGCTGGCAGGGCTCTATTCATTCCTTTGGGTACCCCAGGATGCCCCGTACCAAGGGCACTTTTGGGGCTTCCCTCAGGGCTGAACCAGACAGAGTGGCCGGTGCTGCGCCTGGCTGTGGTACACAAGGACGGGGCAgtggagctgtggcagagccctgagcGCAGCAGTGAGGGTTGGCACCAGCTGGTTGCCTACCCCGGCCGGATCATGGGGCAGTTCCAGGTGAGACAGTGTTGGTACCCAGACACTGTCCCCATAAGCTGGGACCAGAGGAGCTGGGTGATGTTCTGAGACCCAGCCTGGGCAGCTCATGCTATCCCCATCCTCCCATCACAGCTCATCTTCTCCCTGACAAAACCACCCatctgcagggcagaggtggcactCGATGACATCATGTTCAGGAACTGTGGCTTACCAAGTAAGTCCCACATCTGCTGGGATGTGAGCTGGGATCTTGGGGGAACTAGATGGGGTGCAAAACGCAGAGGAGCTCTCCCATTGCTCACTGTGTCTTGGAGCACCATGCCCTGACTAGAGCATGAGGTGGGCAGTGAAAACCTGTCCCTTGAGCCACCCCAGGGAACGATCCGGGAGTGCTCACCGTGTCCCTGTGGGACCAGCCACTCGCTGACATGCATTCCCCCACCCCAGAGGTCGAGCAGCAGATCTGCGGGGCCCAGGAGAGCCCCTGCCGCCGCGGTTCCTGCGTGGAGCAGCGTCGTTTCTGCGACGGCACCGACGACTGTGGGGACGGCTCGGACGAGGACGCAGAGCAGTGCAGTGAGCACCCCTGGCCCCGGGGAGGAGTCCTGCGGATGGGCTGAGGGTCTGCCTTGGTGGGGCAAAGCTGTGCTCTGGCCTGGCAGGGGTGCCCCCACTTCTACCCCACGCCAGGAGGGCAAAATGACCCTGAGGGTTTGCAGAGGGGTGGCATCAGCCCAGCACCTGGGACCTGCATTGTCCAAGAGCAGGCTGGGACCCCAGTCTCTAGGTCACTGCTGTCCCTTCTCCTCACAGAGAACTTCACCCACTGCTCCTTTGACCACGATCTCTGTGGCTGGGAGGCAGTGGATGGGCCATCAGTGTGGGACAGGAACACGAGCCTGAACCTGGGCACCTCCTACAGCATTCCCACTCGGGAccacagcaacaacagcaggGCTGGTACGTGGCGAGGCACCAgtgccccagcagagccccactGCAGGTGGACATGCCCTGGAGTGACACACGCCTGGGCTCTGCTCaaggctgtgccaggacagTGGTGTCCTGCACCTACACATCTGCCTGGCTCCACTCAGCCCCAGCATCTCCTGcaggttttttcctccatgtgcaggctggtggcacagctcagctcagcagctccactTTCCAAGCCACCAACTCCTGTTCTGTGAGTCACAGCTGGGACCTCATGTCACAGCTCATATGGGCATAGGGGTGATGGGAGATGGggttcccagctctggggacccTCATGTGGGGCTGAGGCTGTGATTTGCCCTTGCTGGGGATGGGCATCAGGATTTTGGGGGTGATTTGGTGACATCTCTGGTGCCCATTAGGAGCTCTGAACTCTTCATGTCCCCTCTGTGATGCagggggctgtgtgtccctgccccGAGGGCTCaccctcctccccatccccagctcaTCCTGTACTGCCACCTCCATGGCTCAGCCACCAGCAACCTCAGCATCTCCTACGTGACCAACTCTACCAAGCACCTGATGAGGGAGAGGACAGGAgacctgggcagcagctgggtcCGGGAGAGAGTGGACTTCAGTGTGGTGGATCCCTTCAAGGtaggctggtgctgtgctgaggggagctgggctgcaTACAGGGGCAGCATCACCCCCCAAGCCCACCACGGCCAGGCCAGCTCACGCTGCTGCAAACTTGTCAGCCACAGCATCACCCCTGCTCCCACTGAGTCCCTTCCTGGGGAGAATATGTGTCTGTCCATGACAGGTTCTGGCTCCCTCCATCCCATGACTCCCTGGTGTCACCCTAATCCCCTCATATTGTGCAGGGTTGCTGATACGGTGCTTTCCTGCAGGTGCTGATCGAGGGAGCGGCCGGCAGAGAGGGGACCGTGGCCATCGATGACTTGATCCTGTCTCCGGGCTGTGTGAAGGAGCAGGGTGAGCTGGTGTGCAGTGTCCCTCACCCTGCTCCAATGTGGGCAGCTGTCCCAGGTGTCTTGTGCCTATGGCACCATGCCTAAAGCATCCCCCTCAGGGTCTAcctgtccctctgctcatcACAGGGACCATCCTGGGTGCAGCACAACAAACACCTGCCCTGTGGTGCTGGTCTCTTTGTCCCATGGCAGTGACACTCCATCCTCTGTGTCAAAATGTGTAACTCAAGCAGCTCTTAGTAGGCCCGGGGTCCCCTTCAGCTGGTGGCAactaggctgggctggggcgagatgggatggagaaaatggagagccagggagatgctgggggACAAGGGACCGTGGTTTGAAGGGCTGACACTGATGCTGTTGCTGGGCCCTTTCACCACTGCTCTACATTCTGTGGTGTTTCACCATCAGAGAAGTCTGCCGAGGTCGTGCTGCCGAGCCAGGCGGATGCAAGCCCCTGTGCAGCAGACGAGGTGGCCTGTGACAGTGGGGAGTGTATTGCCGCAGAGCTGGCCTGTGACTTCGCTGACACATGCGCTGATGGCTCCGACGAGAAGCACTGTGGTGAGAGCCTGGGCAGGCACCTGCACCTGTCCCCGGCAGAGGAGGGGACCAGGTGTTCCTGGGCTGGCACGGCCAAGGCACCTGAgtgcctgcacagcccctgggagAGCAATTGCCTGGCAAGACTGAGCCTGGAGTTTTgggttgcccagaggagctgtggctagcccatccctggaagtgtccaaggccagactggatggggcttggagcaccaTGGGATAATGAaaggtgtcccctgcccatggcagagggatggaatgagatgaactttaaggtccttccagcccaaaccagtctgggattctgggattctttgACTTTGCAGGGACAACAACCTTCGAgtccagggctgggggctggcacGACGTCAGTATGGGGCGGCTGCGCTGGGGTCTGCAGAAAGTCACTGAATCTGACAGCTTCCTCACAGGTGAGGCTGTTCTCACCACCTAGACAATCCTCTTCAGTGCTCAGCACCAGGGGaacccccagagcagggacccCCAGTGAGTGCCACTGCACAATGGAGGATGATGCCCAGGCaggatgctgggctgggagtgctACCAGCGATGTGGGACCACAGTCCTCACCTCACAGAGTGTTTCTGTGCCCAGGGACTTTCCTGGCCCTCCAGACAGGAGAAGGACAGATGCTGGGTCCTGCAAAAGCACGATCACCTCCACTGGGCCCCTctggccctgcctgtgccatggAGATGAGCTACCACATCCACAGTGACCCCCAAGGTAACCTCCCCAGGGTGCCCTGCCTCCTTCCTTGCCCCCAGACCCCCAATGCCCACCTGCCTTTGCTGCCTCTCCCAACCCTGATTTGTCCCATCACATCATCCTGAAGCTGGGGTGTGTTCCTGTCCATGTCCCTGCACCCTGTGACCATGGGCTGGTGCCATGGAGGGCTCCTACAGGGTGGCCAGGGGTTTTGGGTGCTCATAGCCTCAGCATTACCTCTTGTTCTAGGCTTCCTAGCCATCAGTGTCTCAGATCACACCACTGGCACCACCCAGCTGGCCTGGCAGACCCAAGGTCATGGCAGCACAACTGAGAGTCATGTCCgtgtcctgctgggagagagaagCCGGCCTTTCCAGGTGTGCTGGATGCACAGGGACCAGCCTGGGGGCTTTTGGTGGGACAGTGCCCGTGCTGCCAGGCACCCCAGGCTCATGGCTGCTGCCCCCAGGTCGAGCTGCTGGCGCTGGCGGATCTCCAGGGCTTGGCGAGTGTCAGTGTTGACAACGTGACATTTGAGGAGTGCTACGTTGATGTGGTGTCACCCACAGCTGCAGGTATGGCCAAGGGTGTGTGGGCAGGGAGGGTACCTATGGGCCCCCTTCCATGGGGGGTGCCTGGTGGCTGTCACTCTGTCCAAGAGCAGGACCATGGTGCAGAAGGCCGAGGGGCAGGGCAAGCATATACCCTGCCTTGGCCTGGGACCCCTGCATGGGGTAAACTAGGGgactgggaaaggggagaagggTGAAAGGGACGTTTGGGGGACCCATTATGCTTTTATGATACCTTACCCCTTTCCACTTCCACGCTGTCACCTCTCTCTGGCCAGAACTATCCTGCAACTTTGAGAGGGGCATGTGTGGCTGGTACCAGGACCTGTCCAGTGACTTCAAATGGGTCCTCAGCAcggggcagggccagggctctGACCACACCACTGGCTCAGGTAAAGTGCTGGTTGCTCTTTGGGGGAACCCAGGAGCCCAAAGCAGAATCCCAGGGCCAAGATACACCCTGTGCACTCCCAGCAGCCCCATGTCTATGGAGCAAGCTCACACAGGGCAGCCTGGGAGCACCCAGATCTGGACTGTGGGTGATGCAGAACACTCACATCATGACCCCTCCACCCTGGCTGTCCCCAACATCCAGGCTACTTCTTGTCCGTGGACCCCTCTATGCCATGGAGCCACGGGCAGCGGGCCCGGCTCCTCACCTCCCACCAGGAGCCGGCCGCTGCCCCGCGCTGTCTCTCCTTCTGGTACCGCCTGGCCGGCCCACAGATTGGTACGTGCCCCATGGCATCCTCCCGGGACTGCCCCAGCCcggctctgctctggggacagtggggtcCCCAAGGGCTGTGAGACGGCTGCCCCCACGCCCCCCTCTCCCCAGGTACCCTGAACCTCAAGCTGTggctggagggaggggaggaggtggtGCTGTGGACCCGCCgaggagcccagggcagcatcTGGCACCGGGCATGGGCAACACTGCCCGCCACGGGCCAACAGCGGTACCGGGTGAGGACCAGCCCCTCCACGTCCCTGGCATCAGCAAGGCACAGGGGTGTCTGACACTGCTGCCTGGTGGCAGGTGGCGTTTGAGGTGCTGCATGATGGTTTCCTGGGGGACGTGGGGCTGGACGACATCACGCAGACAGCGGGaccctgtggggctgagctctcctgctccttcGAGGCAGAGAGCTGTGGGCTGGTGGCCAGTGGAAAGGGCACCTGGGAGCGACAGAGCAACAGCTCCGGCACCACTGCTGGCCCTGTGGCCGACCACACCACCAGCACCGCTGCA
Proteins encoded in this window:
- the MAMDC4 gene encoding LOW QUALITY PROTEIN: apical endosomal glycoprotein (The sequence of the model RefSeq protein was modified relative to this genomic sequence to represent the inferred CDS: deleted 2 bases in 1 codon), with product MSPAGHLCPPSPAAGTMPGPCGVFSPSIFPTARIVLPSGSVVVNSCSSAAEQLCNFVCDCSDCSDENQCGYLRHSAVLGTPFTCDFEDSDCGWQDVGTSTYGWVRDRASLATWGVGPHSDHTMGTDIGWFLVTMSSSTKAAATAWLMSPEMRESAATCEIRTWYHLSGSCESTQGLNQTEWPVLRLAVVHKDGAVELWQSPERSSEGWHQLVAYPGRIMGQFQLIFSLTKPPICRAEVALDDIMFRNCGLPKVEQQICGAQESPCRRGSCVEQRRFCDGTDDCGDGSDEDAEQCKNFTHCSFDHDLCGWEAVDGPSVWDRNTSLNLGTSYSIPTRDHSNNSRAGFFLHVQAGGTAQLSSSTFQATNSCSLILYCHLHGSATSNLSISYVTNSTKHLMRERTGDLGSSWVRERVDFSVVDPFKVLIEGAAGREGTVAIDDLILSPGCVKEQEKSAEVVLPSQADASPCAADEVACDSGECIAAELACDFADTCADGSDEKHCGTTTFESRAGGWHDVSMGRLRWGLQKVTESDSFLTGTFLALQTGEGQMLGPAKARSPPLGPSGPACAMEMSYHIHSDPQGFLAISVSDHTTGTTQLAWQTQGHGSTTESHVRVLLGERSRPFQVELLALADLQGLASVSVDNVTFEECYVDVVSPTAAELSCNFERGMCGWYQDLSSDFKWVLSTGQGQGSDHTTGSGYFLSVDPSMPWSHGQRARLLTSHQEPAAAPRCLSFWYRLAGPQIGTLNLKLWLEGGEEVVLWTRRGAQGSIWHRAWATLPATGQQRYRVAFEVLHDGFLGDVGLDDITQTAGPCGAELSCSFEAESCGLVASGKGTWERQSNSSGTTAGPVADHTTSTAAGHYMVVNTGRVSLPAGHTAVLTSQPYQLPVSAQCLAFWYQLSAGTPGSLMVFVEQSRVWRKVLSISTMEGSNWHRSHVTIQPDGDWQVVFEAAGAGGDHGYIALDDLHVSDGACPEPGSCDFEQDTCGWSSPSDPSLHSFAWGWKSGITLAKYPGPEQDHTLGTRNGHYMHFDTSVLGARGTSALLESQPLPAATDSCLRFWYHMDIPEHLSGGELRVTLHGAAGQRTVWSVAGHRSRGWQGAVVPVQYSSEFQISFKITTRTWPMEGTMALDDIVYSAGVGCHSSQESPVEEKPSGSFVAEVVLGLLLALVIVALVAAGGWYWLKQRGVETRTPTESNSPQGFDNITFRDDKVIISPGES